In Sphingobacteriales bacterium, a genomic segment contains:
- a CDS encoding gliding motility-associated C-terminal domain-containing protein — protein DPETGWDGTFKGKPCPVGNYYYQINAEGTQGQRRLVSGTVLLMR, from the coding sequence CGACCCTGAAACCGGCTGGGACGGCACATTTAAAGGGAAACCTTGTCCGGTCGGCAACTATTACTACCAGATCAATGCAGAAGGAACGCAAGGCCAACGCAGGCTGGTAAGCGGGACGGTGTTGCTGATGAGATAA